The following proteins come from a genomic window of Pararhodobacter sp.:
- the pip gene encoding prolyl aminopeptidase yields the protein MDKSHEQKRASYYLYPPIEPFDRRMLDVGNGHTVYMEQCGNPAGVPVIVLHGGPGGGSSPMMRRFFDPSYYRVILFDQRGCGRSRPHASVEANTTQHLIADIEAIRSVLGIRRWLCFGGSWGATLALAYAQAHPDRAAYLVLRGVFLGTQDELDWFYGGGAGRFFPEHWARFVDLIPEDERHDLIAAYHRRLFSADFSLEARFSRLWADWENALATVETRAYFETPVDYARAFSRLENHYFTNNCFFARDGQLMQDLWRIKDVRGAIVQGQFDMICPPTTAWNLHRKWAGSTFRLVPMAGHALSEPGITSELVRVMDGLRDEKFLLDAD from the coding sequence ATGGACAAGTCCCACGAACAAAAGCGCGCATCGTATTATCTGTACCCCCCGATCGAGCCTTTTGATCGGCGGATGCTGGACGTGGGCAATGGCCACACGGTCTATATGGAGCAATGCGGCAACCCTGCCGGGGTGCCGGTTATCGTCTTGCATGGCGGGCCGGGTGGCGGGTCCAGCCCGATGATGCGGCGGTTTTTTGATCCGTCGTATTACCGTGTGATCCTGTTCGATCAGCGCGGCTGTGGGCGTTCAAGGCCGCATGCCAGCGTCGAGGCCAACACAACGCAACACCTGATTGCCGATATCGAGGCGATTCGCAGCGTGCTGGGCATCCGGCGTTGGCTTTGTTTCGGTGGCAGTTGGGGCGCGACACTGGCGCTGGCCTATGCGCAGGCGCACCCGGATCGCGCGGCGTATCTGGTGCTGCGCGGGGTGTTTCTGGGCACGCAGGACGAATTGGACTGGTTCTATGGCGGCGGGGCGGGGCGGTTCTTTCCGGAACACTGGGCGCGTTTCGTGGATCTCATTCCCGAGGACGAACGCCATGATCTGATCGCCGCCTATCATCGACGGTTGTTCAGCGCAGATTTTTCGCTGGAGGCCCGCTTTTCCCGGCTCTGGGCGGATTGGGAGAACGCCTTGGCCACGGTGGAAACCCGCGCCTATTTCGAGACCCCGGTGGATTATGCACGCGCCTTTTCCCGGCTTGAGAATCATTATTTCACCAACAATTGCTTTTTTGCGCGCGACGGTCAGCTGATGCAGGATCTGTGGCGCATCAAGGATGTGCGCGGGGCCATTGTGCAGGGGCAATTCGACATGATTTGCCCGCCGACGACCGCCTGGAATCTGCACCGAAAATGGGCGGGCAGCACGTTTCGGTTGGTGCCGATGGCCGGACATGCGTTGTCCGAGCCGGGGATCACGTCCGAATTGGTGCGGGTCATGGATGGTCTGCGGGATGAGAAGTTCCTGCTCGACGCCGACTAG
- a CDS encoding esterase-like activity of phytase family protein has product MTQPLSRRLFLSLAGAAVVLRAHPAEAIATRPDTVVIWQGEGAHFGGFSALELSSDRTRMLTISDRGFAVRARLHRDASGRLTSIEPIEQFALRDRDGTALTGGRADVEGMDQRPDGSLFLSFEGGRRTRVMRQPSDRAPAEPLPRHPDWANLRGNGGLEALAVDATGAVFTIPESPVDGRFPIYRFDGRAWSVVAQLRAQGGFAPVGADFGPDGNLYLLERNFRLAFFATRISRLRPQGLGVREVLVETGYGVLDNHEGISITRDAAGQLWATTISDDNQNRFQRTELAEFALPDA; this is encoded by the coding sequence ATGACCCAGCCTCTCTCACGTCGTCTGTTCCTGTCGCTCGCCGGGGCGGCCGTAGTGTTGCGCGCACACCCCGCCGAAGCGATTGCGACGCGGCCCGATACGGTGGTGATCTGGCAGGGCGAGGGCGCGCATTTCGGCGGTTTCTCGGCGCTGGAGCTGAGTTCCGATCGCACGCGCATGTTGACAATCAGCGACCGGGGCTTTGCCGTGCGGGCGCGGCTTCATCGCGATGCCAGTGGGCGGTTGACCAGCATTGAGCCGATTGAGCAATTCGCCCTGCGCGACCGTGACGGCACTGCGCTGACGGGGGGGCGCGCCGATGTCGAGGGCATGGACCAGCGCCCCGACGGCAGCCTGTTCTTGTCCTTCGAAGGCGGGCGGCGCACGCGGGTCATGCGCCAGCCAAGCGACCGCGCACCCGCCGAGCCCCTGCCGCGGCACCCCGATTGGGCCAACTTGCGCGGCAACGGTGGGCTCGAGGCTTTGGCGGTTGACGCAACGGGGGCCGTGTTCACGATCCCGGAAAGCCCGGTTGATGGTCGGTTTCCGATCTATCGGTTTGACGGGCGCGCCTGGTCGGTGGTCGCGCAACTGCGGGCACAGGGCGGATTCGCGCCGGTCGGTGCGGATTTCGGGCCGGACGGAAACCTGTACCTGTTGGAACGCAATTTCCGACTCGCGTTCTTTGCCACCCGAATTAGCCGCTTGCGTCCGCAAGGTCTGGGAGTGCGCGAGGTTCTGGTGGAGACCGGCTACGGCGTTCTGGACAATCATGAGGGCATCAGCATCACCCGCGACGCAGCCGGCCAGCTCTGGGCAACGACGATTTCCGACGACAACCAGAACCGGTTTCAGCGCACCGAACTGGCCGAATTCGCCCTGCCCGACGCGTGA
- the rimP gene encoding ribosome maturation factor RimP produces the protein MSEHSDTNDLVARTSIDRRLAEIVRPAIEVGGFELVRLRLMSGKTRILQIMADRAEGGIEIDDLGEITTMVSAVLDVDDPLEDAYVLEVSSPGIDRPLTRLKDFETYSGYEARIETVELIDGRRRFKGILQGVEDNEILIEIEDQGEPVIIGLQFDWLSDAKLVLTDDLIAETLRARKSAGVINEAEFDDIETDTASEEE, from the coding sequence ATGAGCGAGCACAGCGACACCAATGATCTCGTCGCCCGGACGTCGATTGATCGCCGTCTTGCCGAGATTGTCCGCCCCGCCATCGAGGTTGGGGGCTTTGAACTGGTGCGTCTGCGTCTGATGTCGGGCAAGACCCGCATCCTGCAAATCATGGCGGACCGCGCCGAAGGTGGCATCGAGATCGACGATCTGGGCGAGATCACCACGATGGTGTCTGCGGTTCTCGACGTTGATGATCCGCTTGAGGATGCCTATGTGCTTGAGGTCTCCAGCCCCGGCATCGACCGCCCACTGACCCGGCTCAAGGATTTCGAGACCTATTCCGGCTACGAGGCGCGGATCGAAACCGTTGAGTTGATCGACGGGCGCCGCCGCTTCAAGGGCATTCTGCAAGGCGTCGAGGATAACGAGATTCTGATCGAGATCGAGGATCAGGGCGAGCCGGTGATCATCGGATTGCAGTTTGACTGGCTTTCCGACGCGAAGCTGGTTCTGACCGACGACCTGATTGCCGAAACCCTGCGCGCCCGCAAAAGCGCCGGGGTGATCAACGAAGCCGAATTTGACGACATCGAAACCGATACCGCTTCCGAGGAGGAGTGA
- the ubiG gene encoding bifunctional 2-polyprenyl-6-hydroxyphenol methylase/3-demethylubiquinol 3-O-methyltransferase UbiG, protein MSTTTIDPAEVAKFEAMAAEWWNPHGKFKPLHMLNPCRLDYITSQIAAEFGRDLTKPRPFDGLRLLDIGCGGGLLAEPMARLGAEVVGADAAAGNIPVAQLHAEQSGLKIDYRHTTAEDLATAGEQFDVVLNMEVVEHVADPLAYLTACHDLLKPGGLMVCSTINRNPKSYAVAIVGAEVVMRWLPRGTHEWRKFITPDELYDLLRTAGLDPVDRKGMVFNPVFWSWSLSERDLSVNYVTTSIRR, encoded by the coding sequence ATGAGTACGACAACAATTGACCCCGCCGAAGTCGCCAAGTTCGAGGCGATGGCCGCCGAATGGTGGAATCCGCACGGCAAGTTCAAACCGCTGCACATGCTCAACCCCTGCCGGCTGGACTATATCACCAGCCAGATCGCCGCCGAATTCGGGCGCGACCTGACGAAACCGCGGCCGTTTGACGGGCTGCGCCTGCTGGATATCGGCTGCGGGGGCGGGCTGTTGGCGGAACCGATGGCGCGATTGGGGGCCGAGGTTGTCGGCGCGGATGCGGCGGCCGGGAATATCCCGGTGGCGCAACTGCATGCCGAGCAATCCGGGCTGAAGATCGACTATCGCCACACCACCGCCGAGGATCTGGCCACGGCGGGTGAGCAATTCGATGTGGTGCTGAATATGGAAGTGGTCGAGCATGTCGCCGATCCGCTGGCCTATCTGACGGCGTGTCACGACTTGTTGAAGCCGGGCGGGTTGATGGTCTGCTCGACGATCAACCGGAACCCGAAAAGCTATGCCGTGGCGATTGTCGGCGCCGAAGTTGTCATGCGTTGGCTGCCGCGCGGTACGCATGAATGGCGCAAATTCATCACGCCGGATGAGTTGTATGATCTGCTGCGAACGGCCGGGCTGGATCCGGTGGATCGCAAGGGCATGGTGTTCAATCCGGTGTTCTGGAGCTGGTCGCTGTCCGAGCGTGACCTGTCGGTGAATTACGTCACCACATCAATCAGGCGCTGA
- a CDS encoding HD family hydrolase, with protein sequence MKQARAWQRMLSGRRLDLLDPTPVDIELEDIAHGLAFVARWNGQTTGDWPYSVAEHSLLVEGLVGRLEPSIGPKWRLAALLHDAPEYVIGDMISPVKAAVGPDYGALDQRLTAAIHIRFGLPAVLPKAIKTLIKRADTVSAWLEATQIAGFTPAEADKYFGKPSVEAKALRISPRMPAEVRAEFIARHTQLTAEIDAVSA encoded by the coding sequence ATGAAACAGGCGCGCGCTTGGCAACGGATGCTTTCAGGGCGTCGCCTCGATCTGCTCGATCCGACTCCGGTTGATATCGAATTGGAGGATATTGCGCATGGGCTGGCGTTTGTCGCCCGTTGGAATGGGCAAACGACCGGCGACTGGCCCTATTCCGTCGCCGAGCATTCGCTGCTGGTCGAGGGGTTGGTGGGCCGATTGGAGCCCTCCATCGGGCCGAAATGGCGATTGGCCGCCCTGCTGCATGATGCGCCCGAATATGTGATCGGCGACATGATTTCGCCGGTCAAAGCCGCCGTCGGGCCGGATTACGGCGCACTGGACCAACGGCTGACGGCGGCGATCCACATCCGGTTCGGGCTTCCGGCGGTTTTGCCAAAGGCGATCAAGACGCTCATCAAGCGGGCCGATACGGTCAGCGCGTGGTTGGAGGCCACGCAGATCGCCGGGTTCACGCCCGCCGAGGCCGATAAATACTTCGGCAAACCGTCTGTCGAAGCCAAGGCATTGCGCATCTCGCCCCGGATGCCCGCCGAGGTCCGCGCCGAGTTCATCGCCCGGCATACTCAATTGACCGCGGAAATCGACGCCGTCAGCGCCTGA